A stretch of Candidatus Alcyoniella australis DNA encodes these proteins:
- a CDS encoding BadF/BadG/BcrA/BcrD ATPase family protein, which translates to MKQQQGKGSLADRALVLGIDAGGTKTVALVATEQGEAVGLGRGYGANYQSVGKVRAGIELKRAIDSALQMAGPGKVVSACYGVAGADREIDFEIIRELMAKFDPAQESMLCNDTAVALRAGTDDGVGVALIGGTGSNCMGFNREGKHVKVGGMGWYCGDYGSADYIVKQAIPEAWKGFDGRGPKTLLTSMFAEALGVDRIDDIVQFEFADDFKPMFWHQYAKVVFEAARRGDKTAIKLLRATGKLAAGDALGCIRQLFKRGEAVTVVLGGSVYQKGRHPALVNGLTDELARRWPTAKVIKLRQEPIVGAALWALDHLLGRPAGRKRTATLRRTHKVLEASVSPLDDFLDES; encoded by the coding sequence GTGAAACAACAGCAGGGTAAAGGTTCATTGGCCGATCGGGCGCTGGTGCTCGGGATCGACGCCGGCGGCACCAAAACCGTGGCGCTGGTGGCCACCGAACAAGGCGAGGCCGTGGGCCTGGGACGCGGTTACGGCGCCAACTACCAGTCGGTGGGCAAGGTGCGCGCGGGGATCGAGCTTAAGCGCGCCATCGACTCGGCGCTGCAAATGGCCGGTCCGGGCAAGGTGGTCAGCGCCTGTTACGGCGTGGCCGGGGCGGACCGCGAGATCGACTTCGAGATAATCCGCGAGCTCATGGCGAAGTTCGACCCGGCGCAGGAATCAATGCTGTGCAACGACACGGCCGTGGCCCTGCGCGCCGGTACAGACGACGGTGTGGGTGTGGCCCTGATCGGCGGCACCGGCTCGAACTGCATGGGCTTCAACCGCGAGGGCAAGCACGTCAAGGTCGGCGGCATGGGCTGGTATTGCGGCGATTACGGCTCGGCCGACTACATCGTCAAGCAGGCGATCCCCGAGGCCTGGAAGGGCTTTGACGGCCGCGGTCCCAAGACGCTGCTGACCTCGATGTTCGCCGAGGCTTTGGGCGTGGACCGGATCGACGACATCGTGCAGTTCGAGTTCGCCGACGACTTCAAACCCATGTTCTGGCACCAATACGCCAAGGTGGTGTTCGAGGCTGCGCGACGCGGCGACAAGACGGCGATCAAGCTGCTGCGCGCCACCGGCAAACTCGCGGCGGGCGACGCCCTGGGCTGCATCCGACAGCTTTTCAAACGCGGCGAAGCGGTGACCGTTGTTCTCGGCGGCAGCGTTTACCAAAAGGGCCGCCATCCGGCGCTGGTCAACGGGCTGACCGATGAGCTGGCCCGACGCTGGCCCACGGCCAAGGTGATCAAGCTGCGCCAGGAGCCGATCGTCGGCGCGGCCCTGTGGGCCCTGGATCACCTACTGGGCAGGCCTGCCGGACGCAAACGCACCGCGACCCTGCGCCGCACGCATAAAGTGCTCGAAGCATCGGTGTCTCCCTTGGATGACTTTTTAGACGAGTCGTGA
- a CDS encoding Gfo/Idh/MocA family oxidoreductase, which produces MGKFRVAQVGSGFISGVHNRALAAIPDVEVVAHCDIDAKLGKRFCKQHKIPDFYTDFGEMIKRPDIEMVTLGVPNYLHAQYTLAAAKAGKHVVCEKPLALTLADADKMIAACKKAGVVLGYAEELCYAPKFVHAKDLVDKGAIGEPFFVKQAEKHGGPYSPWFWQEDLAGGGILMDMGCHSIEFCRWMLGKPKVKSVYAQIDLYVHKKVTKQDDHVLMIIEFQTGQTALVESSWTLQGGMISVAEVHGPQGVVHANLLQDGMGLKVYSEKGYAPERKETRGWHCPDWEWAFNNGYPGEMRDFVDCARNGGTPVETGEDGRVVLEIMIAGYLSAAQGRKIEFPFKPPRGFKTPVQIWIDANKKKK; this is translated from the coding sequence ATGGGCAAATTCCGCGTAGCTCAGGTGGGTTCGGGATTCATCTCCGGGGTACACAACCGCGCGCTGGCCGCGATTCCAGACGTGGAGGTGGTCGCCCACTGCGACATCGACGCCAAGCTGGGCAAGCGCTTTTGCAAACAGCACAAGATCCCGGATTTCTACACCGACTTCGGCGAGATGATAAAGCGCCCGGACATCGAGATGGTGACCCTGGGCGTGCCCAATTACCTGCACGCGCAGTACACCCTGGCCGCGGCCAAGGCCGGCAAGCACGTGGTCTGCGAAAAGCCCCTGGCGCTGACCCTGGCCGATGCGGACAAGATGATCGCGGCCTGTAAAAAGGCGGGCGTAGTTTTGGGCTACGCCGAGGAGCTGTGCTACGCGCCCAAGTTCGTGCATGCCAAGGATCTGGTGGACAAGGGCGCAATCGGCGAACCGTTCTTCGTCAAGCAGGCGGAGAAGCACGGCGGGCCGTACAGCCCCTGGTTCTGGCAGGAGGACTTGGCCGGCGGCGGGATTCTGATGGACATGGGTTGCCACTCGATCGAGTTCTGCCGCTGGATGCTGGGCAAGCCCAAAGTCAAAAGCGTCTACGCCCAGATTGACCTCTACGTACACAAAAAGGTCACCAAGCAGGACGACCACGTGCTGATGATCATCGAGTTCCAGACCGGGCAGACCGCGCTGGTCGAGAGCTCCTGGACATTGCAGGGCGGGATGATCAGCGTGGCCGAGGTCCACGGCCCCCAAGGCGTGGTCCACGCCAACCTCTTGCAGGACGGCATGGGGCTCAAGGTCTACTCGGAAAAAGGCTACGCGCCGGAGCGCAAGGAAACGCGCGGCTGGCACTGCCCGGACTGGGAGTGGGCGTTCAACAACGGCTACCCGGGAGAGATGCGCGACTTCGTCGACTGCGCGCGCAACGGCGGCACGCCCGTGGAGACCGGCGAGGACGGCCGCGTGGTGCTCGAGATCATGATCGCCGGATACCTCTCGGCGGCACAGGGCCGCAAGATCGAGTTCCCGTTCAAACCGCCCCGCGGCTTTAAAACGCCGGTGCAGATCTGGATCGACGCCAACAAGAAAAAGAAATAG